The following are from one region of the Novosphingobium aureum genome:
- a CDS encoding glycogen/starch/alpha-glucan phosphorylase — MLKFSAVAAHAVPKTPGGLHRRASVPSSPSEFDKHIVRVLRHRVGKDERAAKPHDWYNASIYALRDQIIDAWISSTRRTYESGGKRVYYLSMEFLIGRLLRDALSNMGMTREMEKALAAHGLDLAEIEEYEPDAALGNGGLGRLAACFMESLATLDIPAYGYGIRYVNGMFRQRIDDGWQVELPETWLAHGNPWEFERLESTYRIGFGGEVDVENEVAVWHPAEQVEATAVDTPVVGWRGKRVNTLRLWTASALDPLKLDAFNAGDHFGALSEQVRADSLVRVLYPADSNAAGQELRLRQEYFFTAASVQDIVRRHMQYEGDIHTLPEKAAIQLNDTHPSVAVAELMRLLVDIHQLEFEDAWDICKRTVSYTNHTLLPEALETWPLPLFERLLPRHMQIIYAINSRILREARKAGCDDAQIAAISLIDETGERRVRMANLAFVGAHSVNGVAALHTELMKETVFTDLHRLYPARINNKTNGVTPRRWLQQCNPGLTKVIRDAIGEDFLDDAARLSDLNALAADAELGERIAEVKHANKVALVGHIKATMGLRLNPYAMFDVQIKRIHEYKRQLLNLIETVALYDQIRSHPERDWVPRVKIFAGKAASSYHNAKLVIKLANDIARRVNNDPTVGGLLKVVFVPNYNVSLAEKIIPAADLSEQISTAGMEASGTGNMKFALNGALTIGTLDGANVEIKEHVGDENIVIFGLTAEEVAQRRAGGYVPREVIEGSRELSQALSMIASGVFSPDDPNRYAGLVGGIFDHDWFMCAADFESYSAAQRQVDAKWANKSLWRESTIRNIANVGWFSSDRTIGEYAKDIWKVL, encoded by the coding sequence ATGCTGAAATTCAGTGCCGTTGCCGCTCATGCGGTCCCGAAAACGCCGGGCGGCCTGCATAGGAGAGCGTCCGTGCCGAGCAGTCCCTCCGAGTTCGACAAGCACATCGTTCGCGTTCTGCGCCATCGCGTCGGCAAGGACGAGCGCGCGGCCAAGCCGCACGACTGGTACAACGCCTCGATCTACGCGCTGCGCGACCAGATCATCGATGCGTGGATTTCCTCGACCCGCCGCACGTACGAGAGCGGAGGCAAGCGGGTCTACTACCTCTCGATGGAGTTCCTGATCGGGCGCCTGCTGCGCGACGCGCTCTCGAACATGGGTATGACCCGCGAGATGGAAAAGGCGCTAGCAGCCCATGGCCTCGATCTTGCCGAGATCGAGGAATACGAGCCTGACGCGGCGCTTGGCAACGGTGGCCTGGGGCGTCTCGCCGCCTGCTTCATGGAGAGCCTCGCGACGCTCGACATCCCGGCCTACGGCTACGGCATCCGCTACGTGAACGGCATGTTCCGCCAGCGCATCGACGATGGCTGGCAGGTCGAACTGCCCGAGACCTGGCTCGCCCATGGCAACCCGTGGGAATTCGAGCGGCTCGAGAGCACCTATCGTATCGGCTTCGGCGGCGAGGTCGACGTCGAGAACGAGGTCGCCGTGTGGCATCCGGCCGAGCAGGTCGAGGCGACCGCTGTCGACACGCCGGTGGTCGGCTGGCGCGGCAAGCGGGTCAACACGCTCAGGCTGTGGACCGCGAGCGCGCTCGACCCGCTCAAGCTCGACGCTTTCAACGCAGGCGACCACTTCGGCGCTCTTTCCGAGCAGGTGCGCGCGGATTCGCTGGTACGCGTGCTCTATCCGGCCGATTCCAATGCCGCCGGACAGGAACTGCGCCTGCGTCAGGAGTACTTCTTCACCGCCGCATCGGTGCAGGACATCGTGCGCCGGCACATGCAGTACGAGGGCGATATCCATACGCTGCCCGAGAAGGCCGCGATCCAGCTCAACGATACGCACCCCTCGGTCGCGGTGGCCGAGCTGATGCGCCTGCTCGTCGACATCCACCAGCTCGAGTTCGAGGATGCTTGGGACATCTGCAAGCGCACGGTGTCCTATACCAATCACACCCTGCTGCCCGAAGCGCTCGAGACCTGGCCGCTGCCGCTGTTCGAGCGGCTGCTGCCCCGCCACATGCAGATCATCTACGCGATCAACAGCCGCATCCTGCGCGAGGCGCGCAAGGCGGGCTGCGACGATGCCCAGATCGCGGCGATCTCGCTGATCGACGAGACTGGCGAGCGCCGGGTGCGCATGGCGAATCTCGCCTTCGTCGGCGCGCATTCGGTGAACGGTGTCGCCGCGCTCCATACCGAGCTGATGAAGGAGACGGTCTTCACCGACCTGCACCGTCTCTATCCGGCGCGGATCAACAACAAGACCAACGGCGTCACCCCGCGCCGCTGGCTGCAGCAGTGCAATCCCGGACTGACCAAGGTCATCCGCGATGCCATCGGCGAGGATTTCCTCGACGATGCCGCACGTCTTTCGGACCTCAACGCGCTGGCCGCCGACGCTGAGCTGGGCGAGCGTATCGCCGAGGTCAAGCACGCCAACAAGGTTGCGCTCGTAGGCCATATCAAGGCGACCATGGGCCTGCGGCTCAACCCCTATGCAATGTTCGATGTGCAGATCAAGCGCATCCACGAGTACAAGCGCCAGCTGCTCAATCTGATCGAAACGGTCGCGCTCTACGACCAGATCCGCAGCCATCCCGAGCGCGACTGGGTGCCGCGCGTCAAGATCTTCGCGGGCAAGGCTGCCTCGAGCTACCATAACGCCAAGCTGGTCATCAAACTGGCCAACGACATCGCGCGCCGGGTCAACAACGATCCGACCGTGGGCGGTCTGCTCAAGGTCGTCTTCGTGCCCAACTACAACGTCAGCCTCGCCGAGAAGATCATCCCGGCCGCCGACCTGTCCGAGCAGATCTCGACCGCGGGCATGGAAGCCTCCGGCACCGGCAACATGAAGTTCGCGCTCAATGGCGCACTGACCATTGGCACGCTCGACGGCGCCAACGTCGAGATCAAGGAGCACGTCGGGGACGAGAACATCGTCATCTTCGGCCTCACCGCCGAGGAAGTCGCGCAGCGGCGAGCGGGCGGCTACGTGCCGCGCGAGGTGATCGAGGGTTCGCGCGAGCTCAGCCAGGCGCTCTCGATGATCGCCTCGGGCGTGTTCTCGCCGGACGATCCGAACCGCTACGCCGGGCTCGTCGGCGGCATCTTCGACCACGACTGGTTCATGTGCGCCGCCGACTTCGAAAGCTACAGCGCCGCCCAGCGCCAAGTCGATGCGAAGTGGGCAAATAAATCTCTCTGGAGGGAGAGTACTATCAGGAACATTGCCAATGTCGGCTGGTTCTCGTCGGATCGTACGATTGGCGAATATGCCAAGGATATCTGGAAGGTCCTGTGA
- a CDS encoding GntR family transcriptional regulator, with protein sequence MNIEPYPNEPLSRQSAPQGAGVASERVADILAARILDGTLEPGARIKQDELADELSTSRIPVRDALRMLESRGLVSIRTNAGARVISLTRRDLEASFDVRERIEPLLLADSLSNFEQADIEYLHETLLHAEAAQELGESMLRYRAYHDASYRRHSSPFLAQIVARVWDTTHSYRLASLRRFLASEAGRSDRLAVLQPTGDEQSDKLAHGLEYRLHYEAVARRDIEGAQAALVLHIRRIRHRVLLACEAFVA encoded by the coding sequence ATGAACATCGAGCCCTATCCGAACGAGCCGCTGTCGCGCCAATCTGCACCGCAGGGAGCAGGCGTGGCATCGGAGCGCGTGGCGGATATCCTGGCTGCTCGCATTCTCGATGGAACGCTTGAGCCCGGCGCGCGGATCAAGCAGGACGAACTTGCCGATGAGCTGAGTACCAGCCGCATCCCGGTGCGCGATGCCCTGCGCATGCTGGAATCGCGCGGGCTGGTGAGCATCCGTACCAATGCCGGCGCGCGGGTGATCAGCCTGACCCGGCGCGATCTCGAAGCCTCATTTGACGTGCGCGAGCGGATTGAGCCGCTGCTGCTGGCGGATTCGTTGAGCAATTTCGAGCAAGCTGACATCGAGTATCTCCACGAGACCTTGCTGCATGCCGAGGCTGCGCAGGAACTCGGCGAGAGCATGCTGCGCTACCGGGCCTACCACGATGCCAGCTATCGTCGGCACAGCTCGCCGTTTCTCGCGCAGATCGTGGCGCGGGTCTGGGATACTACGCATAGCTATCGCCTCGCCTCGCTCAGGCGCTTTCTCGCCAGCGAAGCGGGCAGGTCCGACCGGCTGGCAGTGCTCCAGCCGACAGGTGACGAACAGTCGGACAAGCTGGCCCATGGCCTCGAATACCGGCTCCACTACGAGGCCGTCGCGCGGCGCGACATCGAGGGCGCTCAGGCGGCACTCGTGCTGCACATCCGTCGCATCCGCCACCGTGTCCTTCTCGCCTGCGAGGCATTCGTCGCCTAA
- a CDS encoding cation:proton antiporter: protein MHELTAFDAASILIVLAAGLGYLNYRILKLPVTIGLTVMGTLASLLIVIYDHLVPSSNLADTMGNFLADIDFSRTLMEGMLSFLLFAGAMHVSWAHMRRGALPIMVFSTVGVLLSTAIVGFAFHAASLAFSVPVPLAWCMVLGALISPTDPVSVMAVMKRAAMPETLQATVAGESLFNDGIGVVVFTILIAIATGTETFTWSYALGHFAQEALGGAVLGLVIGWIGFTAMKSIDEYNIEVMISLAVVMGGYSIAMALHVSGPVAMAIAGLIIGNAGMAHAMSDVTRDYVVKFWALVDEILNAVLFLLIGLEVIALDLEPAYLLLAISTIAIVLAARVISVGVPLVAMKKAIDMGPLAFPTLVWGGLRGGISIALALALPASVIRSELLAVTYVVVIFAVIVQGGSISRLIDYIKTRSATAPAE, encoded by the coding sequence ATGCATGAACTCACCGCGTTCGACGCCGCCTCGATCCTCATCGTGCTTGCCGCCGGCCTTGGCTACCTCAACTATCGTATCCTCAAGCTGCCGGTGACGATCGGCCTGACGGTCATGGGCACCCTCGCCTCGCTGCTCATCGTGATCTACGACCACCTGGTGCCCTCCAGCAACCTCGCGGACACAATGGGCAACTTCCTCGCGGACATCGATTTTTCGAGGACCTTGATGGAAGGCATGCTCTCGTTCCTGCTCTTCGCGGGCGCGATGCACGTGAGCTGGGCGCACATGCGCCGCGGCGCTCTGCCGATCATGGTCTTCTCGACCGTCGGCGTGCTGCTCTCGACCGCAATCGTCGGCTTTGCCTTTCACGCCGCCTCGCTGGCGTTCTCGGTCCCGGTCCCGCTCGCCTGGTGCATGGTGCTGGGCGCACTGATCAGCCCCACCGACCCGGTCTCGGTCATGGCGGTAATGAAGCGCGCTGCAATGCCCGAGACCCTGCAGGCCACAGTCGCCGGCGAAAGCCTCTTCAACGACGGCATCGGCGTGGTCGTCTTCACGATCCTGATCGCCATCGCCACCGGTACCGAGACCTTTACCTGGTCCTATGCGCTGGGCCACTTCGCGCAGGAAGCGCTGGGCGGTGCGGTCCTGGGTCTCGTCATCGGCTGGATCGGGTTCACGGCGATGAAGTCGATCGACGAATACAACATCGAGGTCATGATCAGCCTCGCGGTGGTGATGGGCGGATATTCGATCGCCATGGCGCTGCATGTCAGCGGCCCGGTGGCCATGGCCATCGCCGGTCTCATCATCGGCAATGCCGGCATGGCCCACGCGATGAGCGACGTAACCCGCGACTACGTAGTCAAGTTCTGGGCTCTCGTCGACGAGATCCTCAATGCCGTGCTGTTCCTGCTGATCGGCCTCGAGGTTATCGCGCTCGACCTCGAGCCGGCCTACCTCCTGCTCGCCATCTCGACCATCGCCATCGTCCTTGCCGCCCGCGTGATCTCGGTCGGGGTGCCGCTCGTGGCAATGAAGAAGGCCATCGACATGGGGCCGCTGGCCTTCCCGACGCTCGTCTGGGGTGGCCTTCGCGGCGGCATCTCGATCGCGCTCGCGCTGGCCCTGCCCGCATCGGTGATCCGCTCGGAGCTGCTGGCGGTGACATACGTTGTGGTCATCTTCGCCGTCATCGTGCAGGGCGGTTCGATCAGCCGCCTGATCGACTATATCAAGACGCGCAGTGCAACCGCCCCGGCAGAGTGA
- a CDS encoding DUF389 domain-containing protein, whose amino-acid sequence MTKPPETPPASAGPDPAMPETRLPGDSPAPETATTTEGDARDRFHQLWRRRPWWVRRAEAFVHLMRVRFAHLVLLPELTPDQAYDLRQTVRQEGQLTRGYMLMCALAAGIAILGLLQSSTAVVIGAMLVSPLMSPIASLGFGFASLDGHRIRDAVRVVAIGAAIGIATGILLTWLSPIRNATPEILARTEPTLLDLAVALFSGVAGGYATVIGKGGTAIGVAIATALMPPLTVIGYGIGVFQPMFAFGAFLLFLTNLAAITFAFAVIARLSGAARPFGKVEWTPRYVAVLIAAFLALATPLTMTLMKLTSEARIRSAAQTAIEHACGDQNVTIAQLDVRSRMFGAPSVRALVISPSYTGNAESRTEALLRDTLGQDVEVSLQQVLAADVQSQTRAMVDAAMERTTAGIAADVPPYKSIRQKVGLPTRSLWSDRAQRMVYVEPVPAPEWTLADYRATEQAANQGVTGWTVRLVPPPQASLTVRLSETAEDQPVADGDATDAIPADLAVWALQRWGMGEVTLSGASHDRLAGLAKMLSDGGIAAQIVPLVIPPGEEDELAPARTATISVYAASPSQVSRQQAAARDDQ is encoded by the coding sequence ATGACCAAGCCCCCCGAAACACCGCCCGCCAGCGCAGGGCCGGACCCGGCCATGCCCGAGACCCGGTTGCCCGGCGATAGCCCCGCGCCTGAAACCGCCACCACTACCGAGGGCGATGCGCGCGACCGTTTCCACCAGCTGTGGCGCCGCCGCCCGTGGTGGGTGCGCCGGGCAGAAGCCTTCGTGCATCTCATGCGGGTGCGTTTCGCGCACCTCGTGCTGCTGCCCGAACTGACCCCCGACCAGGCCTATGACCTGCGCCAGACGGTCCGCCAGGAAGGCCAGCTCACGCGTGGCTACATGCTGATGTGTGCGCTCGCGGCGGGCATCGCCATCCTCGGCCTGCTCCAGTCCTCGACCGCAGTCGTCATCGGAGCCATGCTCGTCTCGCCGTTGATGAGCCCGATTGCCTCGCTCGGTTTCGGTTTCGCCTCGCTCGACGGACACCGTATCCGCGACGCAGTCCGGGTCGTCGCTATCGGCGCAGCCATCGGCATCGCCACGGGTATCCTGCTGACCTGGCTCTCGCCGATCCGCAACGCCACGCCCGAGATTCTCGCCCGCACCGAACCGACCCTGCTCGACCTCGCGGTCGCGCTGTTTTCGGGTGTCGCGGGTGGCTACGCCACGGTCATCGGCAAGGGCGGCACCGCAATCGGCGTCGCGATCGCCACCGCGCTGATGCCGCCGCTCACCGTGATAGGATATGGCATCGGCGTGTTCCAGCCGATGTTCGCCTTTGGCGCCTTCCTGCTGTTTCTCACCAACCTTGCCGCGATCACTTTCGCCTTCGCGGTCATCGCCCGCCTCTCGGGCGCGGCGCGGCCCTTCGGCAAGGTCGAGTGGACCCCGCGCTACGTCGCGGTGCTTATCGCGGCCTTCCTTGCCCTCGCCACCCCGCTGACGATGACGCTGATGAAGCTGACCAGCGAGGCACGCATTCGCTCTGCGGCACAGACCGCGATCGAACATGCCTGCGGCGACCAGAACGTGACCATCGCCCAGCTCGACGTGCGATCGCGCATGTTCGGTGCCCCCTCGGTACGCGCACTGGTAATCTCGCCCAGCTACACCGGTAACGCCGAGAGCCGCACCGAAGCGCTGCTACGCGATACGCTCGGCCAGGACGTGGAGGTCAGCCTCCAGCAGGTCCTCGCAGCCGACGTCCAGTCGCAGACCCGCGCCATGGTCGATGCCGCGATGGAGCGCACAACTGCAGGCATCGCGGCGGACGTCCCCCCCTACAAGTCGATCCGCCAGAAAGTGGGCCTGCCCACCCGCTCCTTGTGGAGCGACCGCGCACAGCGCATGGTCTACGTCGAACCGGTCCCGGCGCCCGAATGGACGCTGGCCGACTACCGTGCCACCGAACAGGCCGCCAACCAGGGCGTGACCGGATGGACGGTGCGCCTCGTCCCGCCACCACAGGCGAGCCTCACCGTGCGGCTGAGCGAGACTGCCGAAGACCAGCCCGTCGCAGACGGCGACGCGACAGACGCAATCCCTGCCGATCTGGCGGTCTGGGCGCTGCAGCGCTGGGGCATGGGCGAGGTAACCCTATCGGGCGCCAGCCATGACCGGCTCGCCGGACTGGCCAAGATGCTTTCGGATGGTGGCATCGCCGCCCAGATCGTCCCCCTGGTGATCCCCCCGGGCGAAGAAGACGAGCTTGCTCCAGCACGCACCGCGACGATCTCAGTATACGCAGCCAGCCCTTCGCAGGTGTCCAGACAGCAGGCTGCAGCCAGAGACGATCAATAG
- the glgC gene encoding glucose-1-phosphate adenylyltransferase: MRMSTGQPLARDAMAYVLAGGRGSRLKELTDNRAKPAVYFGGMSRIIDFALSNAINSGIRRIGVATQYKAHSLIRHMNRAWNFMRPERNESFDILPASQRISELLWYEGTADAVYQNIDIIAAHAPKYMVILAGDHIYKMDYELMLQQHVNSGADVTVGCLVVPREDATAFGVMHVDEQDVITSFLEKPADPPGIPGDPDHALASMGIYVFDTEFLFEQLRRDAADPDSKRDFGGDVIPYIVKHGKAQAHRFTNSCIRAAEEIEEYWRDVGTVDAYFEANIDLTDTVPKLNLYDRDWPIWTDTVVAAPAKFVHDEDGRRGEAISSLISQDCIVSGSIARRSLLFTGVKMGSWSSVDEAVILPYCNIGRGARLSRVVIDSGVRIPEGLVVGEDPELDASRFRRTDKGVCLITKSMIDRLGV; the protein is encoded by the coding sequence ATGAGAATGTCTACCGGGCAGCCGCTGGCACGCGACGCCATGGCCTACGTCCTCGCCGGGGGCAGGGGCAGCCGGCTCAAGGAACTGACCGACAACCGCGCCAAGCCGGCGGTCTATTTCGGTGGCATGAGCCGGATCATCGATTTCGCTCTGTCCAACGCTATCAACTCGGGCATCCGCCGCATCGGCGTCGCCACGCAGTACAAGGCGCATAGCCTGATCCGGCACATGAACCGGGCCTGGAACTTCATGCGTCCCGAGCGCAACGAGAGCTTCGATATCCTCCCCGCGAGCCAGCGCATCTCCGAGCTGCTGTGGTACGAGGGCACTGCCGATGCGGTCTACCAGAATATCGACATCATCGCCGCCCATGCGCCCAAGTACATGGTGATCCTCGCAGGGGACCACATCTACAAGATGGACTACGAGCTGATGCTGCAGCAGCACGTCAACTCGGGCGCGGACGTCACCGTGGGCTGCCTCGTGGTTCCGCGCGAGGATGCGACCGCGTTCGGCGTGATGCACGTCGACGAGCAGGACGTGATCACCTCGTTCCTCGAGAAGCCCGCCGATCCTCCGGGCATTCCCGGCGATCCCGACCACGCGCTCGCCTCCATGGGCATCTACGTGTTCGACACGGAGTTCCTGTTTGAGCAGCTTCGCCGCGATGCCGCCGATCCCGACAGCAAGCGCGATTTCGGCGGCGATGTGATCCCCTATATCGTCAAGCACGGCAAGGCGCAGGCGCACCGCTTCACGAACTCGTGCATCCGCGCCGCCGAGGAGATCGAGGAATACTGGCGCGATGTGGGCACCGTCGATGCCTACTTCGAGGCCAACATCGACCTCACCGACACCGTGCCCAAGCTCAACCTCTACGATCGCGACTGGCCGATCTGGACCGACACCGTGGTCGCGGCGCCCGCCAAGTTCGTCCACGACGAGGACGGGCGCCGCGGCGAGGCGATTTCCTCGCTGATCAGCCAGGACTGCATCGTCTCGGGCTCGATCGCGCGTCGCTCACTGCTCTTCACCGGCGTGAAGATGGGCAGCTGGTCGAGCGTCGATGAGGCGGTGATCCTGCCCTATTGCAACATCGGTCGCGGCGCGCGGCTGAGCCGGGTGGTGATCGATTCGGGCGTGCGCATTCCCGAAGGCCTCGTCGTCGGCGAGGATCCCGAGCTTGACGCGAGCCGCTTCCGGCGTACCGACAAGGGCGTATGCCTGATCACCAAGTCGATGATCGACCGGCTGGGCGTGTGA
- the glgB gene encoding 1,4-alpha-glucan branching protein GlgB, with protein sequence MKPAQAAIDALLQGSHADPFSMLGVHGGPEGTFVRAILPGAETAEAFTIAGQSLGCLDKVDERCLFEGIVPGAPQPLRYRCSAQGHDWIHTDAYSFGPVLGPLDDLLIAQGSHYRLFDKLGAHVIEHQGAKGVHFAVWAPNARIVSVVGDFNDWDPARHVMRRRADIGVWEIFVPDIRDYRAYKFHIVGPDGQVQPLKADPFAFMTEVRPRTASITARPAKPDWGDDAHREHWAGVDARRVPVSIYEVHAGSWQRDRWNWYLNWDDMADQLIPYVVDMGFTHIEFMPISEYPYDPSWGYQATGLFAPSSRFGEPAGFARFVDGAHRAGLGVLLDWVPAHFPTDEHGLVRFDGTALYEHEDPRQGFHPDWNTLIYNFGRKEVASFLVNNALFWAERYHVDGLRVDAVASMLYRDYSRKAGEWIANEAGGRENWEAVDFLRSVNKALYAAHPGIMTVAEESTAWPGVTVPAHDAAEGERPTALGFGFKWNMGFMHDTLRYMQRDCVHRAHHHDDITFGLMYAFTENYVLPLSHDEVVHGKGSMLSKMSGDDWQQFANLRAYYAMMWGYPGKKLLFMGQEFAQRREWSEERALDWELRDAPAHEGVRNLVRDLNRLYRAKPALHARDCEGEGFEWLVVDDAANSVFAWLRKAPDARPVAVISNMTPTMRTSYQLPLPCEGKWNEIMNSDSVYYGGSGKGNLGQVTAKDGMAMVTLPPLATVMLEFAG encoded by the coding sequence GTGAAGCCAGCGCAAGCCGCCATCGATGCACTGCTTCAGGGTAGTCACGCCGATCCGTTCTCGATGCTGGGCGTGCATGGAGGGCCCGAAGGCACTTTCGTGCGCGCGATCTTGCCCGGAGCCGAGACCGCGGAGGCCTTCACCATCGCCGGTCAGTCGCTCGGCTGCCTCGACAAGGTCGACGAACGCTGCCTGTTCGAGGGGATCGTTCCGGGGGCACCACAGCCGCTGCGCTATCGCTGCTCTGCACAGGGGCACGACTGGATTCACACCGATGCCTACAGCTTCGGTCCGGTCCTCGGGCCGCTCGACGACCTGCTGATCGCGCAGGGCTCGCACTATCGCCTGTTCGACAAGCTGGGTGCTCACGTTATCGAGCATCAGGGCGCAAAGGGTGTGCACTTCGCGGTCTGGGCACCCAATGCGCGCATCGTTTCGGTTGTCGGCGACTTCAACGACTGGGACCCGGCGCGCCACGTCATGCGCCGCCGCGCCGACATCGGGGTCTGGGAGATCTTCGTCCCCGATATCCGTGACTATCGCGCCTACAAGTTCCACATCGTCGGTCCCGACGGGCAGGTACAGCCGCTCAAGGCCGATCCCTTCGCATTCATGACCGAGGTGCGTCCGCGCACCGCCTCGATCACCGCGCGTCCCGCCAAGCCCGACTGGGGCGACGATGCGCACCGCGAGCACTGGGCCGGTGTCGACGCGCGCCGCGTGCCGGTCTCGATCTACGAGGTCCATGCAGGTTCGTGGCAGCGCGACCGGTGGAACTGGTACCTCAACTGGGACGACATGGCCGACCAGCTGATCCCTTATGTCGTCGACATGGGCTTCACCCATATCGAGTTCATGCCGATCAGCGAATATCCCTACGATCCCTCGTGGGGCTATCAGGCGACCGGGCTCTTCGCCCCGTCTTCGCGCTTCGGCGAGCCGGCCGGCTTTGCCCGTTTCGTCGACGGTGCGCACCGCGCGGGGCTTGGCGTCCTGCTCGACTGGGTGCCCGCGCACTTTCCGACCGACGAGCACGGGCTCGTGCGCTTCGACGGGACTGCGCTCTACGAGCACGAGGACCCGCGCCAGGGCTTCCATCCCGACTGGAACACGCTGATCTACAATTTCGGGCGCAAGGAAGTCGCCAGCTTCCTCGTCAACAACGCGCTGTTCTGGGCCGAGCGCTACCATGTCGATGGTCTGCGCGTCGATGCGGTCGCCTCGATGCTCTACCGCGACTATTCGCGCAAGGCGGGCGAGTGGATCGCCAACGAGGCGGGCGGGCGCGAGAACTGGGAGGCCGTCGACTTCCTGCGCAGCGTCAACAAGGCGCTCTATGCCGCGCATCCCGGGATCATGACCGTGGCCGAGGAATCGACCGCGTGGCCGGGCGTAACCGTGCCTGCGCACGATGCCGCGGAGGGCGAGCGCCCCACCGCGCTCGGCTTCGGCTTCAAGTGGAACATGGGCTTCATGCACGACACGCTGCGCTACATGCAGCGCGACTGCGTCCACCGCGCCCACCATCACGACGACATCACCTTCGGGCTGATGTACGCCTTCACCGAGAACTACGTCCTGCCGCTCAGCCACGACGAGGTCGTGCACGGCAAGGGCTCGATGCTCTCGAAAATGAGCGGCGATGACTGGCAGCAGTTCGCGAACCTGCGGGCCTACTACGCGATGATGTGGGGCTATCCGGGCAAGAAGCTGCTGTTCATGGGGCAGGAGTTCGCCCAGCGCCGCGAATGGAGCGAGGAGCGTGCGCTCGACTGGGAACTGCGCGATGCCCCGGCCCACGAGGGCGTGCGCAATCTCGTGCGCGACCTCAACCGCCTCTACCGCGCGAAGCCTGCGCTCCATGCGCGCGACTGCGAGGGCGAGGGCTTCGAATGGCTGGTGGTCGACGATGCCGCCAATTCGGTCTTCGCCTGGCTGCGCAAGGCGCCCGATGCGCGGCCCGTTGCGGTGATCTCGAACATGACGCCGACGATGCGCACCAGCTACCAGCTGCCGCTGCCTTGCGAGGGCAAGTGGAACGAGATCATGAACAGCGATTCGGTCTATTACGGCGGCTCGGGCAAGGGCAATCTCGGGCAGGTGACCGCGAAGGATGGCATGGCGATGGTGACGCTGCCACCGCTCGCGACGGTCATGCTCGAGTTCGCGGGCTGA